A window from Oncorhynchus mykiss isolate Arlee chromosome 9, USDA_OmykA_1.1, whole genome shotgun sequence encodes these proteins:
- the LOC110531833 gene encoding serine/threonine-protein phosphatase PP1-beta catalytic subunit isoform X3, with the protein MAEGELDVDSLIARLLEVRGCRPGKIVQMSEAEVRGLCIKSREIFLSQPILLELEAPLKICGDIHGQYTDLLRLFEYGGFPPEANYLFLGDYVDRGKQSLETICLLLAYKIKYPENFFLLRGNHECASINRIYGFYDECKRRFNIKLWKTFTDCFNCLPIAAIVDEKIFCCHGGLSPDLQSMEQIRRIMRPTDVPDTGLLCDLLWSDPDKDVQGWGENDRGVSFTFGADVVSKFLNRHDLDLICRAHQVVEDGYEFFAKRQLVTLFSAPNYCGEFDNAGGMMSVDETLMCSFQILKPSEKKAKYQYGGMTSGRPVTPPRTAVPPKKR; encoded by the exons TGCGGGGATGTCGCCCTGGGAAGATCGTGCAGATGTCAGAGGCTGAGGTGAGGGGCCTCTGCATCAAGTCCAGAGAGATCTTCCTCAGCCAGCCCATCCTCCTGGAACTGGAGGCTCCCCTCAAGATCTGTG GTGACATCCACGGCCAGTACACAGACCTGCTGCGGCTCTTCGAGTACGGGGGCTTCCCGCCCGAGGCCAACTACCTGTTCCTGGGAGACTACGTGGACCGAGGGAAGCAGTCCCTGGAGACCATCTGTCTACTGCTGGCCTACAAGATCAAATACCCAGAGAACTTCTTCCTCCTCAGGGGCAACCACGAGTGTGCCTCCATCAACCGCATCTACGGCTTCTACGACGAGT GTAAGCGCAGATTCAACATAAAGCTGTGGAAGACATTTACTGACTGCTTCAACTGCCTTCCCATCGCTGCCATCGTGGATGAGAAGATCTTCTGTTGCCATGGAG GCCTCTCTCCAGACTTGCAGTCTATGGAGCAGATCCGTCGCATCATGAGACCCACAGACGTTCCTGACACGG ggttGCTGTGTGACCTGCTGTGGTCGGACCCAGACAAAGACGTTCAGGGTTGGGGGGAGAACGACCGCGGGGTCTCGTTCACATTTGGGGCTGATGTGGTCAGCAAGTTCCTCAACCGTCACGATCTGGACCTCATCTGCAGAGCCCACCAG GTGGTGGAGGATGGATATGAGTTCTTTGCCAAGCGGCAGCTGGTGACTCTGTTCTCAGCTCCTAACTACTGTGGAGAGTTTGACAACGCCGGCGGCATGATGAGCGTTGACGAGACCCTGATGTGCTCCTTCCAG ATCCTGAAGCCGTCTGAGAAGAAGGCCAAGTATCAGTACGGAGGGATGACCTCCGGCCGACCCGTCACCCCGCCCCGCACAGCCGTCCCGCCAAAGAAACGGTGA
- the LOC110531833 gene encoding serine/threonine-protein phosphatase PP1-beta catalytic subunit isoform X2: MAEGELDVDSLIARLLEDFKNVKMRGCRPGKIVQMSEAEVRGLCIKSREIFLSQPILLELEAPLKICGDIHGQYTDLLRLFEYGGFPPEANYLFLGDYVDRGKQSLETICLLLAYKIKYPENFFLLRGNHECASINRIYGFYDECKRRFNIKLWKTFTDCFNCLPIAAIVDEKIFCCHGGLSPDLQSMEQIRRIMRPTDVPDTGLLCDLLWSDPDKDVQGWGENDRGVSFTFGADVVSKFLNRHDLDLICRAHQVVEDGYEFFAKRQLVTLFSAPNYCGEFDNAGGMMSVDETLMCSFQILKPSEKKAKYQYGGMTSGRPVTPPRTAVPPKKR, encoded by the exons ATTTTAAAAACGTGAAAA TGCGGGGATGTCGCCCTGGGAAGATCGTGCAGATGTCAGAGGCTGAGGTGAGGGGCCTCTGCATCAAGTCCAGAGAGATCTTCCTCAGCCAGCCCATCCTCCTGGAACTGGAGGCTCCCCTCAAGATCTGTG GTGACATCCACGGCCAGTACACAGACCTGCTGCGGCTCTTCGAGTACGGGGGCTTCCCGCCCGAGGCCAACTACCTGTTCCTGGGAGACTACGTGGACCGAGGGAAGCAGTCCCTGGAGACCATCTGTCTACTGCTGGCCTACAAGATCAAATACCCAGAGAACTTCTTCCTCCTCAGGGGCAACCACGAGTGTGCCTCCATCAACCGCATCTACGGCTTCTACGACGAGT GTAAGCGCAGATTCAACATAAAGCTGTGGAAGACATTTACTGACTGCTTCAACTGCCTTCCCATCGCTGCCATCGTGGATGAGAAGATCTTCTGTTGCCATGGAG GCCTCTCTCCAGACTTGCAGTCTATGGAGCAGATCCGTCGCATCATGAGACCCACAGACGTTCCTGACACGG ggttGCTGTGTGACCTGCTGTGGTCGGACCCAGACAAAGACGTTCAGGGTTGGGGGGAGAACGACCGCGGGGTCTCGTTCACATTTGGGGCTGATGTGGTCAGCAAGTTCCTCAACCGTCACGATCTGGACCTCATCTGCAGAGCCCACCAG GTGGTGGAGGATGGATATGAGTTCTTTGCCAAGCGGCAGCTGGTGACTCTGTTCTCAGCTCCTAACTACTGTGGAGAGTTTGACAACGCCGGCGGCATGATGAGCGTTGACGAGACCCTGATGTGCTCCTTCCAG ATCCTGAAGCCGTCTGAGAAGAAGGCCAAGTATCAGTACGGAGGGATGACCTCCGGCCGACCCGTCACCCCGCCCCGCACAGCCGTCCCGCCAAAGAAACGGTGA